Proteins encoded together in one Pyxidicoccus trucidator window:
- a CDS encoding MarR family winged helix-turn-helix transcriptional regulator — protein sequence MAKLTAAGEVFTELVVEVFRVNGLALEAGDALTESLGLSSARWQVLGVVDHEPAPVANVARVMGLARQSVQQTADALERDGFIEYRENPHHRRAKLIALTDRGREALRKVEARQAAWANQLAAKLDARALRAAVDGLREARRQLEEHAGGAR from the coding sequence ATGGCGAAGCTCACGGCGGCAGGAGAGGTCTTCACGGAGCTGGTGGTGGAGGTCTTCCGCGTCAACGGCCTGGCGCTGGAGGCGGGCGACGCCCTGACGGAGTCCCTGGGACTGAGCAGCGCCCGCTGGCAGGTGCTCGGCGTGGTGGACCACGAGCCGGCGCCCGTCGCGAATGTCGCCCGCGTCATGGGGCTTGCGCGTCAGAGCGTGCAGCAGACGGCCGACGCGCTGGAGCGGGATGGCTTCATCGAGTACCGGGAGAACCCGCACCATCGCCGCGCGAAGCTCATCGCGCTGACGGACCGGGGGCGAGAGGCGCTCCGCAAGGTCGAGGCGCGCCAGGCGGCCTGGGCCAACCAGCTCGCCGCGAAGCTGGACGCGCGGGCCCTGCGGGCGGCGGTGGACGGGCTGCGCGAGGCGCGGCGGCAACTGGAAGAGCATGCTGGAGGTGCGCGATGA